One window from the genome of Salisaeta longa DSM 21114 encodes:
- the mltA gene encoding murein transglycosylase A, producing the protein MRRLGVFLALVVIGSGVMGCSSSDDAQKKPAPVAWPRASFADLRGWRTAALQPALAAFLRSCTQWSDWDATAWMHPRYPVFGRMDRWQDACAKARAVPRDRPGAARRFFEAHFRPHYIKHNGTRRGLFTGYFEPQLSGARTRQPGFAQPLYRPPRDLVEVVVGRFVPGVDETIFGRVVEGQLVPHFSRAAIDRGALKGRNLELLWVDSAVDAFFLHIQGSGRVLLRDSTVVRVGYAAENGHPYRAIGRDLIAMGALTQANVSLQTIRAWLLSHPARADDVMHQNASYVFFRVLKQLGPNEGPLGAQGVPLTPRHSLAVDPDYLPYGAPLWLDTRVPRADTSGQRAFRQLLIAQDTGGAIQGPIRGDVFWGAGKRARAIAGRMNSTGRYTVLIPIDTP; encoded by the coding sequence ATGCGTCGCCTCGGGGTCTTTCTTGCGCTTGTTGTTATCGGAAGTGGGGTGATGGGCTGCTCGTCATCGGACGATGCGCAAAAAAAGCCCGCGCCGGTAGCCTGGCCGCGCGCGTCGTTTGCGGACCTACGCGGCTGGCGCACGGCAGCGCTACAGCCGGCGCTTGCGGCCTTTCTGCGGTCGTGCACGCAGTGGAGCGATTGGGATGCGACGGCGTGGATGCACCCGCGCTATCCGGTGTTTGGCCGGATGGATCGTTGGCAGGACGCTTGCGCGAAGGCCCGCGCCGTTCCAAGGGACCGCCCGGGGGCGGCGCGCCGCTTCTTCGAGGCCCACTTTCGTCCGCACTACATAAAACACAATGGCACGCGCCGCGGCCTGTTTACCGGCTACTTCGAGCCGCAGCTGTCCGGTGCCCGCACGCGCCAGCCCGGCTTTGCGCAGCCGCTGTACCGCCCGCCCCGCGATTTGGTGGAGGTTGTGGTGGGGCGCTTTGTGCCCGGCGTTGACGAGACGATCTTTGGCCGCGTGGTGGAAGGGCAGCTCGTGCCGCACTTCTCGCGGGCCGCGATCGACCGGGGCGCGCTCAAGGGGCGCAACCTGGAGCTCCTGTGGGTCGACAGCGCCGTCGACGCGTTTTTCTTGCACATCCAGGGCTCGGGGCGCGTGCTCCTGCGCGACAGCACCGTGGTGCGCGTGGGCTATGCGGCCGAGAACGGCCATCCGTACCGCGCCATCGGCCGCGACCTGATTGCGATGGGTGCGCTCACACAGGCCAACGTGTCGCTGCAAACCATCCGGGCCTGGCTCCTGAGCCACCCCGCCCGTGCCGACGACGTGATGCACCAGAACGCGTCGTACGTCTTTTTCCGCGTCCTGAAGCAGCTGGGCCCCAACGAGGGCCCCCTCGGGGCGCAGGGCGTGCCGCTGACGCCGCGCCACTCGTTGGCGGTCGACCCGGACTACCTCCCGTACGGGGCGCCGCTGTGGCTCGACACGCGCGTGCCACGTGCGGACACCAGCGGGCAACGGGCGTTTCGGCAGCTTCTGATTGCACAGGATACGGGCGGCGCCATCCAGGGGCCCATCCGCGGCGACGTGTTTTGGGGCGCGGGCAAACGGGCCCGGGCCATCGCGGGCCGCATGAACAGCACGGGGCGCTACACGGTGCTCATCCCCATAGACACGCCGTAG
- a CDS encoding methylglyoxal synthase yields the protein MASAPYRLALIAHDGKKADLISFAHKHVDVLRRFELAGTGTTGKMIEDQLGLEVHRYLSGPLGGDVQIAAAIVEGDIHAVIFFVDPLDKHPHEPDIQTLLRACNMHNVPLATNEATARYMMNHGGVRDASEDAPDDAA from the coding sequence ATGGCTTCTGCTCCGTATCGCCTTGCCCTCATCGCGCACGACGGCAAAAAGGCGGATCTGATCTCGTTTGCGCACAAGCACGTGGATGTGCTGCGCCGGTTTGAACTGGCTGGCACCGGCACCACCGGCAAGATGATTGAGGACCAGTTGGGCCTGGAGGTGCACCGCTACCTCTCCGGTCCGCTGGGCGGCGACGTGCAGATTGCCGCGGCCATCGTGGAGGGCGACATCCACGCGGTCATCTTCTTTGTGGATCCGCTCGACAAGCACCCGCACGAGCCGGACATCCAGACGCTGCTGCGCGCCTGCAACATGCACAACGTGCCGCTGGCCACCAACGAAGCGACGGCCCGCTACATGATGAACCACGGCGGCGTGCGCGATGCCTCCGAGGATGCCCCGGACGACGCTGCGTAA
- the fdxA gene encoding ferredoxin FdxA has product MPYVVTEPCINCKYTDCVEVCPVDCFYEGPNFLAIQPEECIDCNACVPVCPVEAIYPDDELPEEYAHYTQWNEYLANQWRELGYNITEKKEPSEDAAEWETREKSEEDILTWDV; this is encoded by the coding sequence ATGCCCTACGTTGTTACCGAACCCTGCATCAACTGCAAGTACACCGACTGCGTTGAGGTGTGCCCCGTCGATTGCTTTTACGAAGGGCCCAACTTCCTTGCCATTCAGCCCGAGGAGTGCATCGACTGCAACGCCTGCGTGCCGGTGTGCCCGGTAGAAGCCATCTACCCCGACGACGAGTTGCCCGAGGAGTACGCCCACTACACGCAGTGGAACGAGTACCTGGCCAACCAGTGGCGCGAGCTAGGATACAACATCACCGAGAAGAAGGAGCCCTCCGAAGACGCCGCCGAATGGGAGACCCGCGAGAAGTCGGAGGAAGACATCCTCACGTGGGACGTGTAA
- the gpmI gene encoding 2,3-bisphosphoglycerate-independent phosphoglycerate mutase, giving the protein MDSSDRHLLMILDGYGIAEDPAVSAVDAADTPFLDDLFANHPRATLRASGEAVGLPDGQMGNSEVGHMNLGAGRVVYQDITRISKAIRDGAFFENETLVAAAQHAKDNDGALHLMGCFSDGGVHSHLDHLYGLLKLAEQQGLAPHQVNVHAFTDGRDTDPHGGVDYVRQFQDEADAIGVGRIVSIVGRYYAMDRDERWERTEKAFHLLTEGTGDVFDGPVEALEASYGNDVTDEFVKPRRIATDDDARIGAGDAVVFFNFRSDRGRQLTEAFTAASFDPFNRPPLDDLYFATMTPYDKTFDVPVAFEKVDLTDTIGEVISAAGRPQLRVAETEKYAHVTYFFSGGREKPFDGEDRIVVPSPKVATYDLQPEMSAPEVARRTAAALNENAYALVVLNFANPDMVGHTGDFEAAVQAVEAVDAAAKRVVTAARANGYSLSIIADHGNADKMRTPDGDAHTAHTTALVPHVIIKDGFDGPIADGKLGDVAPTILALLGLDIPEAMTGDVLVSTD; this is encoded by the coding sequence ATGGATTCCTCTGATCGGCACCTCCTCATGATCCTCGACGGCTACGGCATTGCCGAGGATCCTGCGGTTAGCGCCGTAGATGCCGCCGATACGCCTTTTCTCGACGATCTTTTTGCCAATCACCCGCGGGCAACGCTTCGGGCCTCGGGCGAGGCCGTGGGGCTGCCCGACGGCCAGATGGGGAACTCCGAAGTGGGCCACATGAACCTGGGCGCGGGCCGCGTGGTGTACCAGGACATCACGCGCATCTCGAAGGCCATCCGCGACGGCGCCTTCTTTGAAAACGAAACGCTCGTTGCCGCTGCGCAGCACGCCAAAGACAACGACGGCGCGCTGCATCTGATGGGCTGCTTTTCGGATGGCGGGGTGCACAGCCACCTCGACCACCTGTACGGTTTGCTCAAGCTGGCCGAGCAGCAGGGCTTGGCGCCCCACCAGGTGAATGTGCACGCCTTCACCGACGGCCGCGACACCGATCCGCACGGCGGCGTCGACTACGTGCGGCAGTTTCAGGACGAGGCCGACGCCATCGGGGTGGGGCGCATCGTCTCGATTGTGGGCCGGTACTACGCCATGGACCGCGACGAGCGCTGGGAACGCACCGAAAAGGCGTTTCACCTGCTCACCGAAGGCACCGGCGACGTGTTTGACGGGCCCGTTGAAGCGCTGGAAGCCAGCTATGGCAACGATGTGACCGACGAGTTTGTAAAGCCGCGGCGCATCGCCACTGACGATGACGCCCGCATTGGCGCGGGCGACGCGGTGGTGTTCTTCAACTTCCGCTCCGACCGCGGCCGCCAGCTCACCGAGGCCTTCACCGCTGCCTCGTTCGATCCGTTCAACCGGCCGCCCCTCGATGACCTCTACTTTGCCACCATGACGCCGTACGACAAGACGTTCGACGTACCGGTGGCGTTTGAGAAGGTCGACCTTACCGACACCATCGGCGAGGTTATCAGCGCAGCCGGGCGCCCGCAGCTGCGCGTGGCCGAGACGGAGAAGTACGCGCACGTGACCTACTTCTTCAGCGGGGGCCGCGAGAAACCGTTCGACGGCGAGGATCGCATCGTGGTGCCCTCGCCCAAGGTGGCCACCTACGACCTGCAGCCGGAGATGAGTGCGCCCGAGGTGGCCCGCCGCACGGCAGCGGCCCTCAACGAAAACGCGTACGCCCTGGTTGTGCTCAACTTTGCCAATCCCGACATGGTGGGCCACACCGGCGACTTTGAGGCGGCCGTGCAGGCCGTGGAAGCCGTAGACGCCGCTGCCAAGCGCGTGGTGACGGCGGCCCGCGCCAACGGCTACTCGCTCAGCATCATCGCCGACCACGGCAACGCCGACAAGATGCGCACGCCCGACGGCGACGCCCACACCGCCCACACCACCGCGCTCGTCCCGCACGTCATCATCAAGGACGGCTTCGACGGGCCCATCGCCGACGGCAAACTGGGCGACGTGGCGCCTACCATCCTGGCCCTGTTGGGCCTCGACATCCCCGAAGCTATGACGGGCGACGTGCTCGTTTCCACCGATTAG
- a CDS encoding metal-dependent hydrolase — protein sequence MDSVTQLTLGAAVGEAVLGRKAGTKAPLWGAFFGTLPDLDVLANPFLTEVQALGFHRSITHSLLFMVLVAPLAGAALQRLHDDASWKSWAALVFAALSTHVLLDCFTAYGTQVFYPFSRYPVIFGTIFVIDPVYTLLLGGGLVMAMVRRSTAPARRWWNAAGLALSTGYLLLTIVHKAHVESVFARALSAQGKPSTQVFTRPTPFNNLLWMGLVEGRTGYWVGYYSLWDAGPPTRFRFVPKRHHLLKQEWDAPAVQRLRWFSRGYFAVSQRDGRTLVHDLRFGRNDVGLTAHGRYIFTFRLRYNDARRVTGFHQLSPPLSLSAPLLRAFAARIVGRKPPYPFLPSTGNAPGGS from the coding sequence ATGGATTCTGTTACGCAACTCACGCTTGGCGCCGCCGTGGGCGAGGCTGTCCTCGGCCGGAAGGCCGGCACCAAAGCCCCGCTGTGGGGCGCTTTCTTTGGCACGCTGCCCGACCTCGACGTGCTGGCGAACCCCTTTCTGACGGAGGTGCAGGCGTTGGGCTTTCATCGCAGCATCACGCATTCCCTGCTGTTTATGGTGCTTGTGGCCCCACTGGCGGGGGCCGCGCTGCAACGGCTGCACGACGATGCTTCGTGGAAAAGCTGGGCAGCGCTGGTGTTTGCGGCCCTCTCCACACATGTGTTGCTGGACTGCTTTACCGCCTACGGCACGCAGGTCTTTTATCCCTTCAGCCGGTATCCGGTGATCTTTGGGACGATTTTCGTGATCGATCCGGTGTACACGCTGCTTTTGGGCGGCGGGCTGGTGATGGCGATGGTGCGGCGCTCAACAGCGCCCGCGCGCCGATGGTGGAACGCCGCGGGGCTCGCGCTGAGCACCGGCTACCTGCTGCTCACCATCGTCCACAAGGCACATGTCGAGTCGGTCTTTGCGCGTGCCCTGTCCGCGCAGGGGAAGCCGTCGACCCAGGTATTTACGCGGCCCACGCCGTTTAACAACCTGCTGTGGATGGGCCTGGTGGAAGGCCGCACGGGCTACTGGGTGGGCTACTACTCGCTTTGGGATGCCGGCCCGCCCACGCGCTTCCGGTTTGTGCCGAAGCGTCACCACCTGCTGAAGCAGGAATGGGACGCGCCCGCCGTGCAGCGCCTGCGCTGGTTCTCCCGCGGATACTTTGCGGTATCGCAACGCGACGGCCGCACGCTCGTGCACGACCTGCGCTTTGGCCGCAACGACGTGGGGCTCACCGCCCACGGCCGCTACATTTTCACGTTTCGCCTGCGCTACAACGATGCCCGCCGGGTTACGGGCTTTCATCAGCTATCGCCCCCGTTGAGCCTCTCTGCACCGCTCCTGCGGGCCTTTGCGGCGCGCATCGTAGGACGCAAGCCCCCGTATCCGTTTCTGCCCTCTACCGGAAATGCGCCGGGCGGCAGTTGA
- a CDS encoding mechanosensitive ion channel family protein — MESIPFVTPENVDLFVQYTLNIVAFIAILIAARIIAGWVRKLIRRALERPEFDKTLSKFLGTFSYYAVFLLGIVVALNTVGVAAASLAAALAAAGFAVGLALQGSLSNFAAGIMLLIFRPFSVGDYVTVGGETGFVRELQLFYTKIDTRANELVIIPNSAVFGSVIRNEFAYDIRWAECAVGTDYPADLDETRAVLTRAAESVDGRVEDKNVSVALTELGGSSINWKVRIWVRSEDYFQKKQALTRAVKYALDDAGIGIPYPQMDVHLDKLDG; from the coding sequence ATGGAGTCGATACCATTCGTTACGCCCGAGAATGTTGATCTTTTCGTGCAGTACACGCTGAACATTGTCGCGTTTATTGCCATCCTGATTGCCGCACGCATCATTGCCGGCTGGGTGCGCAAGCTCATTCGGCGTGCGTTGGAGCGGCCCGAGTTTGACAAAACGTTGTCCAAGTTTTTGGGGACGTTCTCGTACTACGCGGTCTTTTTGCTGGGCATCGTAGTGGCCCTCAACACCGTGGGCGTGGCCGCGGCGAGTCTCGCGGCCGCCCTCGCCGCCGCCGGCTTTGCTGTGGGCCTCGCGCTGCAGGGCTCGCTCTCCAACTTTGCGGCGGGCATCATGCTGCTCATCTTTCGCCCCTTTAGCGTGGGCGACTACGTAACCGTGGGGGGCGAGACGGGCTTCGTGCGGGAGCTGCAGTTGTTCTACACCAAGATCGATACGCGGGCCAACGAGCTCGTCATCATTCCGAACAGTGCCGTCTTCGGGTCGGTCATCCGCAACGAGTTTGCCTACGACATCCGGTGGGCCGAGTGCGCGGTGGGCACCGACTACCCGGCCGACCTCGACGAGACGCGGGCCGTGCTGACGCGCGCGGCGGAAAGCGTAGACGGCCGCGTAGAAGACAAGAACGTCAGCGTAGCGCTCACCGAGCTCGGCGGCTCGTCCATCAACTGGAAGGTGCGGATTTGGGTGCGCAGCGAGGACTATTTCCAGAAGAAGCAGGCCCTAACGCGCGCCGTGAAGTACGCCCTTGACGACGCGGGCATCGGCATTCCGTATCCGCAGATGGATGTGCACCTCGACAAGCTCGACGGCTGA
- the gcvT gene encoding glycine cleavage system aminomethyltransferase GcvT yields the protein MASDTHKRTPLYAAHEALGARMMPFGGFEMPVQYTSIIDEHKAVRTAAGLFDVSHMGEVMVTGPEAFAFVQHLVTNDASKLYDGRAMYTVMCTPDGGIVDDLLVYRRADDAYLLVINAANIAKDVAWMRDHNPMDAAIENISADVALLALQGPEAFAIAQPFLDQPLDDLSFYHFLDTTDGAFMDCDRAIVSRTGYTGEPGLELYLSPGDAQRVWNTLLDAGRAQGLQPAGLGARDTLRLEAGYCLYGNDITTETTPYEAGLGWVVKLDAGDFVGRAALRTIKEQGPERALVAFIADGRGIPRAGYAIQAPDGTALGTVTSGTQSPLLSAGIGMGYVPNDDAYTAPGTHLQVMRRKRPMDVTVAKPPLHEQ from the coding sequence ATGGCTTCAGATACTCACAAGCGCACGCCGCTCTATGCCGCCCACGAAGCGCTGGGGGCCCGCATGATGCCGTTTGGCGGCTTCGAGATGCCGGTGCAGTATACCAGCATCATCGACGAGCACAAGGCCGTACGCACCGCCGCCGGGCTCTTTGACGTGAGCCACATGGGCGAGGTGATGGTCACCGGCCCCGAGGCGTTCGCTTTCGTGCAGCACCTCGTAACCAACGACGCCTCGAAGCTCTACGACGGCCGCGCCATGTACACGGTGATGTGCACGCCCGACGGGGGCATTGTCGACGACCTGCTGGTGTACCGGCGCGCCGACGATGCGTATCTGCTGGTGATCAACGCGGCCAATATTGCCAAGGACGTGGCGTGGATGCGCGATCACAATCCGATGGACGCAGCCATCGAAAACATCTCAGCAGACGTTGCGCTGCTTGCCCTGCAAGGCCCCGAGGCGTTTGCTATCGCGCAGCCGTTTTTGGATCAGCCGCTCGACGACCTCTCCTTTTATCACTTCCTGGACACGACGGACGGCGCGTTTATGGACTGCGACCGCGCCATCGTCTCGCGCACCGGCTACACCGGCGAGCCGGGGCTGGAGCTGTACCTGTCGCCCGGCGATGCGCAACGCGTGTGGAATACGTTGTTGGATGCGGGCCGCGCGCAGGGCTTGCAGCCGGCCGGCCTGGGCGCCCGCGACACCTTGCGCCTGGAAGCCGGCTACTGCCTGTACGGCAACGACATCACCACCGAAACCACCCCCTACGAGGCCGGGCTCGGGTGGGTTGTGAAGCTCGACGCCGGTGACTTTGTGGGCCGCGCGGCGCTGCGCACCATCAAGGAACAGGGGCCCGAGCGCGCGCTCGTGGCCTTCATCGCCGACGGCCGCGGCATTCCGCGGGCGGGCTATGCCATCCAAGCGCCCGACGGCACGGCCCTGGGCACCGTGACGAGCGGCACGCAATCGCCCCTGTTGAGCGCGGGCATCGGGATGGGCTACGTGCCCAACGACGATGCGTACACCGCGCCCGGCACGCACCTGCAGGTGATGCGTCGCAAGCGCCCCATGGACGTAACGGTTGCCAAACCGCCGCTCCACGAGCAGTAA
- a CDS encoding 2-phosphosulfolactate phosphatase, giving the protein MADASNVEVFLTYSSVTEDDVRGATVVVIDVLRACSTIATALHHGARAVLPVADMAEAGKIAANLDPDMYRLGGERNAEKIEGYHLGNSPLEYTQDEVEGRDVILNTTNGTRALSRAKTAKHLLAGSFLNASRVVDFLKQVETPIVIICAGRQNRLSLEDTICAGVLLDRLWENDDPGLVSDAAHTAVTLYHHDRDDVEDALKRANHAQRLMRNGYTEDVAYCFAIDAVPVLPYYRDNRLVLADSLSPAPLAASDDSADAPSL; this is encoded by the coding sequence ATGGCTGATGCTTCAAACGTCGAAGTTTTTCTCACCTACTCCAGTGTTACCGAAGACGACGTCCGGGGCGCCACCGTGGTGGTGATTGACGTGCTACGCGCCTGCTCTACCATCGCCACGGCCCTGCACCACGGGGCCCGCGCGGTCCTCCCGGTGGCCGACATGGCCGAAGCCGGAAAAATTGCCGCCAACCTCGACCCCGACATGTACCGGCTGGGCGGCGAGCGTAACGCGGAAAAAATTGAAGGCTACCACCTGGGCAACTCGCCGCTTGAGTACACCCAAGACGAGGTGGAAGGCCGCGACGTCATCCTCAACACCACCAACGGCACGCGGGCCCTCTCGCGCGCAAAAACCGCCAAGCACCTGCTGGCCGGCTCGTTCCTCAACGCCAGCCGCGTGGTCGACTTCCTCAAACAGGTGGAGACGCCGATCGTGATCATCTGCGCCGGGCGCCAAAACCGCCTCTCGTTGGAAGACACCATCTGCGCGGGCGTGCTCCTCGACCGTCTCTGGGAAAACGACGACCCCGGCCTTGTCTCCGATGCCGCCCACACGGCCGTTACGCTGTATCATCACGACCGCGACGACGTCGAAGACGCGCTCAAGCGTGCCAATCACGCCCAGCGCCTCATGCGCAACGGCTACACCGAGGACGTAGCCTACTGCTTTGCCATTGACGCCGTGCCTGTGCTTCCGTACTATAGAGACAACCGCTTGGTGCTGGCCGATTCGCTCTCGCCGGCGCCCCTCGCGGCGTCCGACGATTCGGCCGACGCGCCGTCGCTGTAA
- a CDS encoding 5-(carboxyamino)imidazole ribonucleotide synthase produces the protein MSTPDDAFPVLGILGGGQLGKMMAAAAVQMGVAVRLLSPKPAGPMQYYAHAQTADWTDPDVLRAFAADCTAVTVESEWAPAGALDAVRPDTCALWPAPETLALIKDKGVQKQHLAKAGLPVPDFANCPTLNDALDAAQAFGYPVMLKQFRGAYDGYGNATAHTPEDLRAAWPDLAADDGLQVEAFVDFSHELAVQVARRPGGASVTYPVAHTIQRNHKCHAVHVPAPVAPDVAAEAQRVAHAAVDAVDGVGLTAVELFACADGSVLINELAPRPHNTGHYSIEGCHTSQFANHVRAVLDWPLGDPSLRANAAVMVNVLGDRQGTPPRTTGLPDALQQPNVSVHIYGKPDVRPGRKMGHVTAVGADVEALRTAAEASATAIQL, from the coding sequence ATGAGCACCCCCGACGACGCCTTTCCCGTGCTCGGCATCCTGGGTGGGGGACAACTGGGCAAAATGATGGCTGCCGCCGCGGTGCAGATGGGCGTGGCGGTGCGGCTCCTTTCCCCCAAGCCTGCCGGCCCCATGCAGTACTACGCCCACGCCCAAACGGCCGACTGGACCGATCCCGACGTTTTGCGTGCGTTCGCTGCGGACTGCACGGCGGTGACGGTGGAAAGCGAGTGGGCCCCGGCGGGTGCGCTCGATGCGGTGCGCCCCGACACGTGTGCCCTGTGGCCGGCGCCCGAAACGCTTGCGCTCATCAAAGACAAGGGCGTGCAGAAGCAACACCTTGCCAAGGCCGGCCTCCCCGTCCCCGATTTTGCCAACTGCCCCACCCTCAACGACGCCCTCGACGCAGCGCAGGCCTTTGGCTACCCCGTCATGCTGAAGCAATTTCGCGGGGCCTACGACGGCTACGGCAACGCCACCGCGCACACGCCTGAAGACTTGCGGGCGGCTTGGCCGGACCTCGCCGCCGACGACGGGTTGCAGGTGGAAGCCTTTGTCGACTTTAGCCATGAGCTGGCGGTACAAGTGGCCCGGCGGCCCGGCGGCGCATCGGTAACCTACCCCGTGGCGCACACCATCCAGCGCAACCACAAGTGCCACGCCGTCCACGTGCCCGCACCCGTTGCCCCCGATGTGGCTGCCGAGGCGCAGCGCGTGGCCCATGCAGCCGTCGATGCGGTTGATGGCGTGGGCCTTACGGCTGTTGAGCTTTTTGCCTGCGCGGACGGCTCGGTGCTGATTAACGAGCTGGCCCCGCGGCCCCACAACACCGGCCACTACAGCATCGAGGGCTGCCACACCTCGCAGTTTGCCAACCACGTGCGCGCCGTGCTCGACTGGCCCCTGGGCGATCCGTCGTTGCGGGCCAACGCAGCGGTTATGGTGAACGTGCTGGGCGACCGCCAAGGCACGCCGCCTCGCACCACCGGCCTCCCCGATGCGCTCCAGCAGCCAAACGTCTCGGTGCACATCTACGGCAAGCCCGATGTGCGCCCCGGACGCAAAATGGGCCACGTAACAGCTGTGGGCGCCGACGTGGAGGCCCTGCGCACGGCTGCCGAAGCATCCGCCACCGCTATTCAGCTTTAA
- the purE gene encoding 5-(carboxyamino)imidazole ribonucleotide mutase, whose amino-acid sequence MSTSTPLVGITMGSESDLPVMEDAADLLDRFEVPYEMRVLSAHRTPAVMHDYAAHAHERGLKVLIAGAGGAAHLPGMLAASTPLPVLGVPVKTSKLNGLDSLLSIVQMPGGVPVGSLAINGAQNAALLAVQILATADPNLLQQMQAYKQDLIAKVEAMDDRVRQHSSASHH is encoded by the coding sequence ATGTCTACGTCCACTCCGCTCGTTGGCATCACGATGGGCAGCGAATCCGATCTTCCGGTGATGGAAGACGCGGCCGACCTGCTCGACCGCTTCGAAGTGCCGTACGAGATGCGCGTCCTCTCGGCCCACCGCACTCCGGCCGTCATGCACGATTACGCGGCGCACGCGCACGAACGCGGCCTCAAGGTGCTCATTGCTGGTGCCGGCGGCGCCGCCCACTTGCCCGGCATGCTCGCGGCCTCCACCCCGCTGCCCGTGCTGGGCGTGCCCGTAAAGACGAGCAAGCTCAACGGCCTCGACTCGCTCTTGTCCATCGTCCAAATGCCCGGCGGCGTGCCCGTCGGCTCGCTCGCCATCAACGGCGCCCAAAACGCGGCCTTGCTGGCCGTGCAGATCCTGGCTACGGCCGACCCGAACCTTCTGCAGCAGATGCAGGCGTACAAGCAAGACCTGATCGCCAAGGTTGAGGCGATGGACGACCGCGTGCGCCAGCACTCCTCTGCTTCCCACCACTAG